From the genome of Bombyx mori chromosome 16, ASM3026992v2, one region includes:
- the LOC101743183 gene encoding alpha-tocopherol transfer protein isoform X1, which produces MRSEMASTATLIQPSGELWKKIREELNEDVNTRAQDLAAIKEWLRKQPHLPDEWEDACLMTFLRGCSFSLEKCKKKLDMYFTMRAACPEFFANRDVTRPELMDLLNRAQGPTLPGLTPQGRRVTIARALDKNLDTNQLNDVFKLAMMIGDVRLREEVEGIAGDVYVLDASILMPSHLAKISPAVLKKFFICIQEAYPVKLKEIHVINASPLVDVVFNIVKPFLKEKMKKRVFFHVDVQCLQDYIPKEILPVEFGGNGCSLEDVNKAWMKKLEEYSPWFKQQEALKANEAMRPGKPTNYDELFGIDGSFRQLSID; this is translated from the exons ATGAGG AGTGAGATGGCATCAACGGCGACCCTGATTCAGCCTTCCGGGGAACTGTGGAAGAAAATCCGCGAGGAATTGAATGAGGATGTCAACACCAGGGCGCAGGACTTAGCTGCCATCAAGGAGTGGCTGAGAAAGCAACCCCATCTACCAGATGAGTGGG AAGACGCGTGCCTGATGACTTTTCTCCGAGGCTGTAGCTTCTCCCTTGAGAAATGTAAAAAGAAACTTGATATGTACTTCACGATGAGGGCTGCTTGCCCAGAGTTCTTCGCGAACAGAGACGTAACCAGACCAGAGCTAATGGACCTGCTGAATAGAgc CCAAGGACCTACACTCCCTGGCTTGACGCCTCAAGGTCGACGAGTAACCATCGCCAGAG CACTGGACAAGAACCTGGACACGAACCAGCTTAATGATGTCTTCAAACTTGCAATGATGATCGGAGATGTAAGACTGCGTGAAGAAGTCGAGGGAATAGCTGGAGACGTTTACGTACTGGACGCTTCTATTCTAATGCCAAGTCACCTCGCCAAGATTTCACCAGCAGTGCTGAAGAAATTCTTCATTTGTATACAG gaaGCTTATCCAGTGAAACTGAAGGAAATACACGTTATCAACGCATCTCCCCTCGTGGATGTCGTATTCAACATTGTAAAACCATTCCTTAaagaaaaaatgaagaaaaga GTGTTCTTCCACGTCGATGTGCAATGTCTTCAGGATTATATCCCTAAAGAAATTCTACCCGTTGAATTCGGAGGCAACGGATGTTCTCTTGAAGACGTGAACA AAGCTTGGATGAAGAAGCTAGAGGAGTACAGTCCTTGGTTTAAGCAACAAGAAGCTTTAAAAGCTAACGAAGCTATGAGACCAGGAAAGCCAACTAATTACGACGAACTCTTTGGTATTGATGGCTCATTTAGACAGCTGTCAATAGATTAA
- the LOC101742894 gene encoding alpha-tocopherol transfer protein-like — MTLEQPAGEMWQKIREELNENVETRDSDLAHIKEWLKKEPHLPDEFDDQRIMTFLRGCKFSLEKTKRKLDMYFTMRTAVPEFFTNRDVKRPELQEILSLVQTPALPGITPEGRRVVIMRGLDKDAATPNVADAFKLAFMMGDVRLAEEKEGVAGDVYILDASVATPTHFAKFTPTLVKKFLVCVQEAYPVRLKEVHVINVSPLVDKIVNFVKPFIKDKIKERIFLHTDTNDLYKYVPKEMMPAEYGGNAGSMSDLHASWVKKLDEYTDWFAEQENIKANEALRPGKPTNYDELFGIDGSFRQLVID, encoded by the exons ATGACTTTGGAACAGCCAGCCGGTGAAATGTGGCAGAAGATACGCGAGGAGCTGAACGAAAATGTGGAGACCAGAGACTCCGACCTCGCCCACATCAAGGAGTGGCTGAAGAAGGAACCACATCTACCTGATGAATTCG ATGACCAGCGCATCATGACCTTCCTCCGAGGTTGTAAGTTCTCCTTGGAGAAGACCAAGCGCAAGCTGGACATGTACTTCACTATGAGGACAGCTGTGCCGGAATTTTTCACGAATCGTGACGTCAAACGTCCAGAATTGCAAGAAATTTTGAGTTTAGT TCAAACTCCTGCATTACCTGGCATCACTCCCGAGGGCAGAAGGGTTGTTATTATGCGAG GACTCGATAAAGATGCTGCTACACCAAACGTTGCCGACGCTTTTAAGTTGGCCTTCATGATGGGAGACGTCAGACTTGCCGAAGAGAAGGAGGGAGTAGCAGGAGACGTGTACATTCTGGATGCTTCCGTGGCAACTCCTACGCACTTCGCCAAGTTCACACCGACCTTGGTCAAGAAATTCTTAGTTTGTGTACAG GAAGCCTATCCCGTCAGGCTGAAAGAAGTGCATGTTATCAACGTATCCCCACTTGTAGACAAAATCGTGAACTTTGTCAAGCCCTTCATAAAGGACAAGATCAAAGAAAGG aTCTTCCTTCACACTGACACTAACGATCTTTACAAATATGTTCCCAAAGAAATGATGCCTGCGGAATATGGTGGTAATGCTGGTTCTATGAGCGACCTTCATG CTTCTTGGGTGAAGAAACTAGACGAGTACACAGATTGGTTTGCAGAGCAAGAGAATATCAAGGCAAACGAGGCTCTGAGACCAGGCAAGCCTACTAATTACGACGAGCTGTTCGGAATCGACGGCTCATTCCGTCAGTTGGTGATCGACTGA
- the LOC101743183 gene encoding alpha-tocopherol transfer protein isoform X2, translated as MASTATLIQPSGELWKKIREELNEDVNTRAQDLAAIKEWLRKQPHLPDEWEDACLMTFLRGCSFSLEKCKKKLDMYFTMRAACPEFFANRDVTRPELMDLLNRAQGPTLPGLTPQGRRVTIARALDKNLDTNQLNDVFKLAMMIGDVRLREEVEGIAGDVYVLDASILMPSHLAKISPAVLKKFFICIQEAYPVKLKEIHVINASPLVDVVFNIVKPFLKEKMKKRVFFHVDVQCLQDYIPKEILPVEFGGNGCSLEDVNKAWMKKLEEYSPWFKQQEALKANEAMRPGKPTNYDELFGIDGSFRQLSID; from the exons ATGGCATCAACGGCGACCCTGATTCAGCCTTCCGGGGAACTGTGGAAGAAAATCCGCGAGGAATTGAATGAGGATGTCAACACCAGGGCGCAGGACTTAGCTGCCATCAAGGAGTGGCTGAGAAAGCAACCCCATCTACCAGATGAGTGGG AAGACGCGTGCCTGATGACTTTTCTCCGAGGCTGTAGCTTCTCCCTTGAGAAATGTAAAAAGAAACTTGATATGTACTTCACGATGAGGGCTGCTTGCCCAGAGTTCTTCGCGAACAGAGACGTAACCAGACCAGAGCTAATGGACCTGCTGAATAGAgc CCAAGGACCTACACTCCCTGGCTTGACGCCTCAAGGTCGACGAGTAACCATCGCCAGAG CACTGGACAAGAACCTGGACACGAACCAGCTTAATGATGTCTTCAAACTTGCAATGATGATCGGAGATGTAAGACTGCGTGAAGAAGTCGAGGGAATAGCTGGAGACGTTTACGTACTGGACGCTTCTATTCTAATGCCAAGTCACCTCGCCAAGATTTCACCAGCAGTGCTGAAGAAATTCTTCATTTGTATACAG gaaGCTTATCCAGTGAAACTGAAGGAAATACACGTTATCAACGCATCTCCCCTCGTGGATGTCGTATTCAACATTGTAAAACCATTCCTTAaagaaaaaatgaagaaaaga GTGTTCTTCCACGTCGATGTGCAATGTCTTCAGGATTATATCCCTAAAGAAATTCTACCCGTTGAATTCGGAGGCAACGGATGTTCTCTTGAAGACGTGAACA AAGCTTGGATGAAGAAGCTAGAGGAGTACAGTCCTTGGTTTAAGCAACAAGAAGCTTTAAAAGCTAACGAAGCTATGAGACCAGGAAAGCCAACTAATTACGACGAACTCTTTGGTATTGATGGCTCATTTAGACAGCTGTCAATAGATTAA